The proteins below are encoded in one region of Nitrosomonas ureae:
- a CDS encoding peptidoglycan-binding domain-containing protein, giving the protein MNFIKTSTLTSCLVLFLSVALLIGCKPIFEKKPIPSKDDQAAAATAPSSALEPEPEPEPAALATPEPTEIEDVQSLQSMDSAESDIDAVGIDIENNEAPAPIADDGDDIVKPDTAMIRDIQQALVNAGFNPGPVDGKSGGKTTAAIEAFQKENGIVPGKIDKRTLRALGVEF; this is encoded by the coding sequence ATGAATTTTATTAAAACGAGTACATTAACATCATGTCTTGTTCTTTTTTTATCCGTAGCGCTGTTAATTGGTTGCAAACCAATATTCGAAAAAAAGCCGATACCATCCAAAGATGATCAGGCAGCTGCCGCGACAGCGCCTTCATCAGCACTGGAACCCGAACCCGAACCCGAACCCGCGGCGCTCGCGACTCCTGAGCCAACCGAAATTGAAGATGTACAAAGCTTGCAAAGCATGGACTCAGCAGAAAGTGATATTGATGCTGTAGGTATTGACATTGAGAACAACGAAGCTCCAGCACCTATTGCTGATGATGGTGATGATATTGTAAAGCCTGATACGGCAATGATACGCGATATTCAACAGGCGCTCGTGAATGCTGGATTTAATCCTGGTCCGGTTGATGGAAAGAGTGGTGGTAAAACTACAGCAGCGATTGAAGCATTTCAAAAAGAGAATGGTATTGTACCTGGAAAGATTGATAAACGGACATTACGTGCATTAGGTGTTGAGTTTTAA
- a CDS encoding FAD-dependent oxidoreductase: MIGLTQRNKDLLLIGGGHSHLIAIKRLAMKPLTGVRITLISSDTMTPYSGMLPGLIAGHYAYGDCHIDLRILCQWAGIKFVHCKVMHMDPSRKQIDCQDNLLLRYDVLSINVGSQPALHSIPGATIYGYPVKPIKQFLQQWQHWFTTQSRSSRLQRIVIVGGGAAGIEILLALRYRIANTTSIRAEFTLICADSHILKSHNKKVQDFFYRYLQRHGIRLIQGKFVISALEHQLVLDDYTRHDYDFLAWAIHASAQSWMERSGLAYDNNGFIQVDEFFRSTSHPDVFAAGDCAAFTPMHLPKTGVYAVRQGPLLAKNISTQLVGHKHLQPYKPQRHFLSLLTTGGRHAVASRGALFTHGKWVWLWKNYIDRSFMASFNLK; this comes from the coding sequence ATGATAGGCTTAACACAAAGAAATAAAGATTTACTCCTGATCGGCGGTGGTCATAGCCATCTCATTGCAATTAAACGACTGGCTATGAAACCACTTACCGGTGTTCGCATAACGCTTATCAGTAGCGATACGATGACACCCTACTCTGGCATGCTACCCGGACTCATTGCCGGGCACTACGCATATGGGGATTGTCATATCGATTTGCGAATACTCTGCCAATGGGCTGGTATAAAATTTGTCCATTGCAAAGTTATGCATATGGATCCGTCAAGAAAACAAATCGATTGTCAAGATAATCTCTTGTTACGTTATGATGTTTTGTCGATCAATGTGGGGTCGCAACCTGCGCTTCATAGTATCCCTGGGGCAACTATTTACGGTTACCCGGTAAAACCCATAAAGCAATTTCTGCAGCAGTGGCAGCATTGGTTTACCACGCAGTCACGATCAAGTCGGCTACAGCGCATTGTCATTGTCGGTGGAGGTGCTGCCGGAATAGAAATATTACTCGCTTTGCGCTATAGAATAGCAAATACAACTTCTATTCGTGCAGAATTCACCTTGATTTGCGCTGATTCACATATCCTTAAGTCACACAACAAGAAAGTACAGGATTTTTTCTATCGGTATTTACAAAGACACGGAATCCGACTTATTCAGGGGAAATTCGTGATCTCGGCGCTCGAACATCAGTTGGTGCTCGATGACTATACACGCCATGACTATGATTTTCTCGCTTGGGCCATTCATGCGAGTGCGCAATCATGGATGGAAAGAAGCGGATTGGCATACGACAACAATGGCTTTATTCAAGTTGATGAATTCTTTCGCAGCACTTCACATCCAGATGTTTTTGCCGCAGGCGATTGCGCAGCATTTACACCAATGCACTTACCTAAAACCGGTGTCTATGCTGTCCGCCAGGGACCACTTCTGGCCAAAAACATTTCAACGCAATTAGTGGGGCATAAACATCTTCAACCTTATAAGCCGCAACGACACTTCTTAAGCTTACTAACTACAGGAGGGCGTCATGCGGTTGCTTCCCGAGGTGCTCTTTTTACCCATGGAAAGTGGGTTTGGCTTTGGAAAAACTATATCGATCGCAGCTTCATGGCAAGCTTCAATCTAAAATAA
- the ssb gene encoding single-stranded DNA-binding protein, with the protein MASVNKVILIGNLGKDPETRYMSSGDAVTNITLATTDTWKDKNGEKQERTEWHRVTFYRKLAEIAGEYLKKGRSVYIEGRLETRKWTDKSGVERYTTDIIASDMKMLGNRSGSGSFESTPDQEEDHSAPARSSSTKSASGFDDMDDDIPF; encoded by the coding sequence ATGGCTTCAGTCAATAAAGTTATACTTATTGGTAACTTGGGGAAAGACCCGGAAACTCGTTATATGTCAAGTGGAGATGCAGTGACCAATATTACTTTGGCTACTACAGACACTTGGAAAGACAAGAATGGTGAGAAACAGGAGAGAACTGAGTGGCATCGTGTAACTTTTTATCGAAAGCTTGCCGAAATTGCGGGAGAATATTTAAAAAAAGGTCGCTCAGTTTATATTGAAGGAAGGTTGGAAACTAGAAAATGGACTGATAAAAGCGGTGTGGAACGTTATACGACTGATATTATCGCCAGCGATATGAAGATGTTAGGTAATCGATCGGGAAGCGGTAGTTTTGAATCAACTCCTGATCAAGAAGAAGATCACTCGGCTCCTGCTAGATCTTCCTCAACTAAAAGTGCAAGCGGATTTGATGACATGGATGACGATATTCCATTTTAA
- a CDS encoding MFS transporter has product MSASSSEKMSPAELRATIGLAGVYGLRMFGLFIILPVFAFYAEDLPGGDNYTLVGIALGAYGLTQAILQIPFGWLSDRIGRKPVIYLGLILFAVGSLIAAIAVDIYWVIVGRVIQGAGAISAAVMALAADLTREEHRTKAMATIGMTIGTVFAISLIAAPVLNQWIGVPGIFAMTGILALLAMLVVKKIIPDPHISRFHSDTEVSPASFVSVLQNRQLLRLNYGIFALHATLMALWLVVPLTLRQAGMAASDHWQIYLPVLLLSIVLIIPAIIYSEKKAKLKQVFVAAIAILLIGQILLAMMFDSIWGTAIALLVFFTAFNLLEASLPSLISKIAPVGAKGTAIGVYSSTQFLGAFAGAAAGGYLFGTHGSSALYMFCGSLLIVWLVLAVTMKSPAAVRSRMYPVGEMDIGQSRELSRQLAAVSGVNEALVLVNERVAYLKVDMKGFDEKKVIQLLGEKT; this is encoded by the coding sequence ATGTCTGCTTCATCATCTGAAAAAATGTCTCCGGCAGAATTGCGAGCAACCATTGGTTTGGCCGGTGTGTATGGCTTGCGTATGTTTGGACTATTTATCATTTTACCGGTGTTTGCTTTTTATGCTGAGGACTTGCCTGGCGGCGACAATTATACGTTAGTCGGTATTGCATTAGGAGCATACGGCTTAACGCAAGCTATACTGCAAATTCCTTTTGGCTGGCTGTCCGATCGTATTGGACGTAAGCCTGTCATATATTTGGGGTTGATTTTATTTGCTGTTGGTAGCTTGATCGCAGCTATTGCGGTGGATATATATTGGGTAATAGTGGGGCGTGTCATCCAGGGTGCTGGCGCAATATCGGCTGCTGTAATGGCTCTCGCAGCGGATCTTACGCGAGAAGAGCATCGTACTAAAGCGATGGCGACGATCGGCATGACCATTGGTACAGTTTTTGCCATTTCCCTGATTGCTGCTCCGGTTCTAAATCAATGGATAGGCGTGCCAGGGATTTTTGCTATGACCGGTATACTGGCGTTACTTGCGATGCTTGTTGTGAAGAAGATCATTCCTGATCCGCATATCAGTCGCTTTCACTCGGATACCGAAGTGTCACCTGCAAGTTTTGTAAGCGTGTTGCAGAATAGGCAGTTGTTGCGTTTAAATTACGGTATTTTTGCTTTACATGCCACATTAATGGCGCTTTGGCTTGTTGTGCCTCTCACTTTACGGCAAGCAGGAATGGCGGCGAGTGATCATTGGCAGATTTATTTGCCTGTGTTATTGCTGTCGATTGTCTTGATTATCCCAGCAATTATTTATTCTGAGAAGAAAGCCAAGTTAAAGCAGGTGTTTGTTGCAGCAATCGCTATTTTACTGATAGGGCAGATATTGTTGGCCATGATGTTTGATTCGATATGGGGTACGGCCATTGCATTATTGGTTTTTTTTACGGCATTTAATTTGTTGGAAGCTAGCTTGCCTTCCTTGATTTCCAAGATTGCACCTGTGGGTGCGAAGGGGACAGCAATCGGGGTATACAGTAGTACGCAATTTCTGGGCGCTTTTGCCGGTGCTGCGGCAGGTGGTTATTTATTCGGTACGCATGGAAGCTCTGCATTATATATGTTCTGCGGATCATTGCTGATAGTGTGGTTGGTATTGGCTGTAACGATGAAATCCCCTGCTGCTGTGCGTTCCAGAATGTATCCCGTAGGTGAAATGGACATCGGCCAATCTCGAGAATTATCGCGTCAACTTGCAGCAGTATCGGGTGTCAATGAAGCGTTAGTATTGGTTAATGAGAGAGTGGCTTACTTGAAAGTAGACATGAAAGGCTTCGATGAAAAAAAAGTGATTCAATTGCTTGGGGAGAAAACATAA
- the uvrA gene encoding excinuclease ABC subunit UvrA gives MESIKIRGARTHNLKNIHLDLPRNKLVVITGLSGSGKSSLAFDTLYAEGQRRYVESLSAYARQFLQLMEKPDVDLIEGLSPAIAIEQKATSHNPRSTVGTVTEIHDYLRLLFARVGDPFCPEHNIVLTAQSVSQMVDHVLQLPPDARLMILSPLIVERKGEQAELFDELRAQGFVRLRIDGEVYEIDALPRLQKTKKHTIEVVIDRLKVSPDAKQRLAESFEVALRHSDGRALAVEIDTCHEHLFSAKFSCPVCSYSLSELEPRLFSFNNPLGACNKCDGLGQITFFDPVRVVAFPHLSLAAGAVKNWDRRNQFYFQLLTNLATHYRFDLETPFEKLDEAIRDIILYGSGKEKIHFSYLTENGRKQQETHSFEGIIPNLTRRYKETESQTVREELAKYLNAQTCPDCQGTRLCQAARHVHVAGQAIYQISAFPLKKAKQFFDHLELSGHKQSIAERIIKEISNRLQFLNNVGLDYLSLDRSADTLSGGESQRIRLASQIGSGLTGVMYVLDEPSIGLHQRDNERLLNTLKKLRDLGNSVIVVEHDQDAIQIADYVVDMGPGAGEHGGFVVAQGTPQSIQEDNDSLTGKFLSGKLSIKIPEKRHSLNDDRVLLIKGATGNNLKNVTLTLPIGLFICVTGVSGSGKSTLINETLHRTVARHLYGSNTEPAPYQHIEGLAFLDKVINMDQSPIGRTPRSNPATYTGLFTPIRELFAGVPQARERGYAPGRFSFNVKGGRCEACQGDGMIKVEMHFLPDIYVTCDVCHGHRYNRETLEIQYKGKNINEILQMTVENAFEFFNAVPVIARKLNTLLDVGLGYITLGQSATTLSGGEAQRVKLSLELSKRDTGRTLYILDEPTTGLHFQDIDLLLNVLHRLRDHGNTVVVIEHNLDVIKTADWIIDLGPEGGDGGGYIIAEGTPEAIAANKNSYTGHYLQSMLAK, from the coding sequence ATGGAATCCATAAAAATACGCGGTGCACGCACGCATAATCTGAAAAATATTCATCTTGACCTACCTCGTAACAAGCTTGTTGTCATTACCGGTCTATCAGGATCAGGAAAATCATCACTTGCATTTGATACGCTTTATGCGGAGGGTCAGCGTCGATATGTGGAATCCCTTTCAGCCTATGCAAGACAATTTCTTCAATTGATGGAGAAACCGGATGTTGATTTGATCGAGGGGCTTTCTCCCGCAATTGCCATCGAACAAAAAGCGACTTCGCACAACCCGCGTTCGACGGTAGGAACTGTGACAGAAATTCATGACTATTTGCGTTTGCTATTCGCGCGCGTGGGTGATCCTTTTTGCCCTGAACACAACATTGTTCTGACTGCGCAAAGCGTATCACAAATGGTAGATCATGTATTACAGCTACCGCCTGACGCACGCTTGATGATCCTTTCTCCGTTAATCGTCGAGCGCAAAGGTGAACAAGCAGAATTATTTGACGAACTGCGCGCACAAGGTTTTGTTCGTTTGCGGATTGATGGCGAAGTTTATGAAATCGATGCATTGCCAAGGCTGCAGAAAACCAAGAAACATACCATTGAAGTGGTCATTGACCGCTTGAAGGTTTCTCCGGATGCTAAACAGCGGCTTGCCGAATCATTCGAAGTTGCATTACGCCATTCGGATGGGCGCGCTTTGGCGGTTGAGATAGATACCTGTCACGAACATTTGTTTTCAGCCAAATTCAGTTGTCCGGTGTGCAGTTATTCGCTATCCGAACTGGAACCGAGATTATTCTCTTTCAACAATCCATTAGGGGCTTGCAACAAATGCGATGGCCTGGGGCAGATTACTTTTTTTGATCCAGTACGTGTCGTAGCTTTCCCGCACCTATCACTAGCCGCCGGTGCGGTAAAAAATTGGGATCGGCGCAATCAGTTTTACTTTCAGTTATTAACTAACCTCGCAACACATTATCGTTTTGATCTGGAAACACCCTTTGAGAAACTGGATGAAGCTATTCGCGACATTATCTTATATGGTTCCGGTAAAGAGAAAATACATTTCTCTTATTTGACAGAAAACGGACGCAAGCAACAGGAAACCCATTCTTTTGAAGGAATCATTCCCAATCTGACACGTCGCTACAAAGAAACCGAATCACAAACCGTGCGGGAAGAATTGGCTAAATATCTCAATGCACAAACCTGCCCGGATTGCCAGGGTACGCGCTTATGTCAGGCTGCGCGTCATGTGCATGTTGCCGGACAAGCAATTTACCAGATTAGTGCTTTTCCACTCAAGAAAGCCAAGCAATTTTTTGATCACCTTGAATTATCGGGTCACAAGCAATCAATTGCTGAGCGTATCATCAAGGAAATTTCCAACCGTTTACAATTTCTCAATAATGTCGGTCTGGATTACTTATCTTTGGATCGTTCCGCGGATACACTGTCCGGCGGTGAATCTCAACGTATTCGTTTAGCCAGTCAAATCGGCTCCGGTTTAACGGGTGTCATGTACGTTTTAGATGAGCCCTCCATCGGTTTGCATCAACGCGATAATGAGCGCCTGCTCAATACACTCAAGAAACTGCGTGATCTGGGTAATAGTGTCATCGTGGTTGAGCATGATCAGGACGCTATACAGATAGCAGACTATGTTGTGGATATGGGACCGGGCGCCGGTGAGCACGGGGGATTCGTTGTTGCTCAAGGTACACCACAATCAATCCAGGAAGATAATGATTCTCTGACGGGAAAATTTTTATCCGGTAAATTATCAATAAAAATTCCAGAAAAACGTCATTCTCTCAACGATGATCGGGTACTTCTAATCAAAGGCGCCACTGGAAATAATCTCAAGAACGTTACGTTGACTCTACCGATAGGTCTCTTTATTTGTGTGACCGGTGTTTCGGGATCCGGCAAATCCACACTCATTAATGAAACGCTACATCGCACAGTCGCTCGCCATCTTTATGGCAGTAATACTGAACCGGCACCCTATCAACACATCGAGGGATTGGCTTTTCTCGATAAGGTTATCAATATGGATCAAAGCCCGATTGGACGTACACCGCGTTCCAATCCTGCAACTTATACCGGATTATTCACTCCGATCCGGGAATTATTTGCCGGGGTGCCCCAAGCACGCGAACGTGGTTATGCACCCGGTCGGTTCTCATTCAATGTCAAAGGGGGCCGGTGCGAAGCCTGTCAAGGTGATGGCATGATAAAAGTGGAAATGCACTTTCTTCCAGATATTTATGTTACCTGCGATGTATGCCACGGTCATCGGTATAACCGGGAAACTCTGGAAATTCAGTATAAAGGAAAAAACATTAATGAAATCTTGCAAATGACTGTGGAAAATGCATTTGAATTCTTCAACGCAGTGCCGGTGATTGCCCGGAAACTAAATACATTGCTTGATGTTGGCCTCGGCTATATCACCTTGGGACAATCCGCCACTACACTCTCCGGCGGAGAGGCGCAGCGGGTAAAACTATCATTGGAGCTCTCCAAGCGCGATACAGGCCGGACCTTGTATATCCTGGATGAGCCAACAACCGGCCTACATTTCCAGGATATCGATCTGTTGTTGAATGTATTACACCGACTGCGCGATCATGGAAATACGGTTGTAGTCATTGAACATAATCTGGATGTCATCAAAACAGCCGACTGGATTATTGATTTAGGCCCGGAAGGTGGTGATGGTGGCGGGTATATCATTGCAGAAGGCACGCCGGAAGCGATTGCAGCCAATAAAAACAGTTATACTGGCCATTATCTGCAATCCATGCTGGCAAAATGA
- a CDS encoding glycerate kinase type-2 family protein produces MNPCDHLLESFAVAVKAADPTHIIPSNLPHPPPGRTLVVGAGKASAAMAMAVENAWPADARIDGLVVTRYGHTLPTHKIKVVEAGHPIPDENGERAAQKILSAAQALEPSDLLLCLFSGGGSSLLSLPAEGISLQDLQAVTHQLLRCGASIQEINIVRKHLSAIQGGKLAAACRAPILALIISDVTGDEATHIASGPCSPDPSTFSDALAVLARYHLDVPATIRQLLLAGIEHAIIETPKPGSPIFNQVENRIIANAHQSLVAAADYFKKHEISTLILGDTVTGESREIAKCYAALTKEIRLHPQKLKPPLALLSGGETTVTLRGNGRGGRNTEFLLSLLIELSTLDNVYALACDTDGLDGSENNAGALITPDSLIRANKLRLDPVSFLSNNDAYTFFQQLNDLIITGPTHTNVNDYRAILVL; encoded by the coding sequence ATGAATCCATGCGATCATTTGCTGGAAAGCTTTGCAGTAGCTGTCAAAGCTGCCGACCCTACTCACATCATTCCGTCGAATCTTCCTCATCCTCCCCCAGGTCGCACACTTGTTGTGGGCGCTGGCAAAGCATCTGCCGCGATGGCGATGGCGGTCGAAAACGCATGGCCCGCTGACGCTCGAATCGATGGACTGGTCGTCACTCGTTATGGACACACATTACCCACGCATAAAATTAAAGTGGTTGAAGCGGGTCACCCAATACCGGATGAAAATGGCGAGCGTGCAGCACAAAAAATTCTCTCAGCAGCTCAAGCATTAGAACCTAGTGATCTATTGCTTTGCTTGTTCAGTGGAGGGGGCTCCAGTCTGTTATCTTTGCCAGCCGAAGGTATTTCACTGCAAGACCTTCAAGCAGTCACTCATCAACTACTGCGATGTGGAGCGAGCATTCAGGAAATTAACATTGTTCGCAAACATTTATCAGCAATTCAAGGCGGCAAGCTTGCTGCCGCGTGCAGAGCTCCCATCCTCGCTTTAATTATTTCCGATGTTACTGGAGATGAAGCAACGCATATCGCTTCCGGACCATGCTCCCCTGATCCATCCACATTTTCTGATGCGCTTGCTGTACTCGCTCGCTACCATCTGGATGTGCCCGCAACAATCCGGCAACTATTATTGGCAGGCATAGAACATGCTATCATCGAAACACCCAAACCTGGTTCCCCCATCTTTAATCAAGTCGAAAACAGAATTATCGCAAACGCTCATCAATCCTTGGTCGCAGCTGCGGATTATTTCAAAAAACATGAGATAAGTACTTTAATACTTGGTGACACAGTAACGGGAGAATCTCGAGAGATTGCCAAATGCTATGCCGCGTTGACGAAAGAAATAAGATTACATCCGCAAAAGCTGAAGCCACCGTTGGCTCTGTTATCGGGAGGTGAGACAACCGTCACATTGAGAGGCAATGGTCGAGGAGGTCGTAATACCGAGTTCTTGTTGTCATTATTAATCGAACTTTCTACTCTTGATAACGTTTATGCACTGGCATGCGATACGGATGGACTGGATGGCAGCGAAAATAATGCTGGAGCACTCATCACCCCGGATTCTCTGATTCGCGCAAATAAACTTCGCTTGGATCCTGTATCGTTTCTATCTAATAATGACGCCTATACATTTTTCCAACAATTAAATGATTTAATCATTACCGGTCCCACGCATACCAATGTCAATGATTATCGCGCTATCCTGGTACTCTAA
- a CDS encoding DUF2806 domain-containing protein: protein MNDLNVFFDLTQKEKCVFVMLCQFSWVQGEPLLLIFDVENEVYSKQGITLSVLKHLENIGLITFESKGFVKKGLGKHTRLFYCGRPTKIGFQDNENNSLDLGHVLLTACGKELASTIPVIWNQQFYEYVIRRWFEQGLVLSSIQIDRDRKLSFVDRVCAIRVPG, encoded by the coding sequence ATGAATGATTTAAATGTATTTTTCGATTTAACTCAGAAAGAGAAATGCGTTTTTGTGATGCTCTGTCAGTTTTCATGGGTGCAAGGTGAACCGTTGTTGCTTATTTTTGATGTGGAGAATGAGGTTTATTCAAAGCAAGGAATCACTCTATCAGTATTAAAGCATTTAGAGAATATTGGTTTAATTACATTTGAGAGTAAAGGTTTCGTAAAAAAAGGATTGGGAAAACATACGCGACTTTTTTATTGTGGTAGGCCGACGAAAATAGGCTTTCAGGATAATGAGAATAATTCCTTGGATCTGGGGCATGTTCTATTAACAGCGTGCGGTAAAGAATTAGCTTCAACTATTCCGGTGATTTGGAACCAGCAATTTTATGAGTATGTTATTCGCAGATGGTTTGAGCAAGGATTGGTTTTGTCTTCTATACAAATTGACCGCGATCGGAAACTAAGTTTTGTTGACCGCGTGTGTGCGATTAGAGTACCAGGATAG
- a CDS encoding porin, with product MKKKLISLAVAGVLAAPMVVSAQGTNVTLFGSVQAEYATVNKDGQSSQALIGDDTGRSRMGMHVTENLGGGLKAKAHVEYGFSTGSGALGVARERWVALANDSWGEVKFGRVQSPFKDFAGGMTIDPFAYTTLQAAGSGGTMTASANGLGSGAQSFVNSAVRFDSPRVEGFSFAGILMPGDSNRLDQANFIPGSDTYQGSIANSGGEDGEWDFQVAGKYEAQVAGHNLGLFGGYSRDNISTRQRTVLGLNNNEHVWRGGLMWGFQNFKLSGQYERVSNAVGAATCSNAAALGNPGTGALDSRSHCNSAMNLGGDGHLWFASGQYDWGNTSFIAQGGMSDANATATALKHEVSTFTVGLIHNLSKRSSLFGGYQRGMLDDKAAVNPLRDHNTYSVGMRHNF from the coding sequence ATGAAGAAGAAACTTATATCGCTGGCAGTAGCTGGCGTACTTGCAGCCCCGATGGTTGTGTCAGCACAAGGAACGAATGTAACGCTTTTCGGTAGTGTGCAAGCCGAGTATGCTACAGTTAATAAAGACGGTCAAAGTAGTCAGGCTCTTATCGGTGATGATACAGGCCGTTCAAGAATGGGGATGCATGTAACTGAGAATTTAGGCGGTGGTTTGAAAGCAAAGGCGCATGTTGAATATGGTTTTAGTACTGGCAGTGGTGCATTGGGTGTTGCGCGTGAACGTTGGGTAGCGTTGGCAAACGATAGCTGGGGTGAAGTGAAATTTGGCCGTGTTCAATCTCCATTTAAAGATTTTGCGGGCGGTATGACGATTGATCCGTTTGCATACACCACTCTACAGGCTGCAGGCAGTGGTGGTACCATGACTGCTTCTGCTAATGGTTTAGGTTCAGGCGCTCAAAGTTTTGTAAATAGTGCTGTGCGTTTTGATTCGCCACGGGTTGAAGGGTTCAGTTTTGCAGGTATATTAATGCCTGGTGACTCTAATCGGTTGGATCAAGCGAATTTTATTCCTGGGTCAGATACCTACCAGGGAAGCATAGCCAATTCAGGTGGTGAAGATGGTGAGTGGGACTTCCAAGTCGCAGGTAAATATGAAGCACAAGTTGCAGGTCATAATCTAGGTTTATTCGGTGGATATTCCCGCGATAATATTAGTACTCGACAAAGAACAGTTTTAGGTTTAAATAACAATGAGCACGTGTGGCGTGGTGGTTTGATGTGGGGTTTTCAAAACTTCAAGCTCAGCGGTCAATATGAAAGAGTTAGTAATGCAGTAGGTGCAGCTACTTGTTCCAATGCTGCTGCCTTGGGTAACCCAGGTACTGGTGCTTTGGATTCACGTTCGCACTGTAATTCAGCAATGAATCTGGGTGGTGATGGCCATCTCTGGTTTGCCAGTGGTCAATATGACTGGGGTAATACCAGCTTTATCGCTCAAGGTGGTATGTCAGATGCTAACGCAACTGCCACTGCACTTAAGCATGAAGTCAGTACTTTTACTGTGGGTCTGATACATAACCTCAGCAAGCGCTCAAGTCTGTTTGGTGGTTATCAACGGGGTATGCTTGATGATAAAGCAGCAGTTAACCCGCTCAGAGACCATAATACTTATTCTGTAGGTATGCGTCACAACTTCTAA
- a CDS encoding L,D-transpeptidase family protein has protein sequence MLDIARQYDIGQIEILLANPNVDRWLPEDGVTVILPSRYIIPRAERKGLVLNLPEMRIYYFPEPKKGEKPTVTTHPVGIGRMDWVTPLGISRIIEKKKDPTWIPPKSLQMDRIANGEPPYPSIVPPGPTNPLGRHAMRLSIGSGSYLIHGTIKPFGVGMRVSAGCVRMYPEDIEALFDKVPVGTQVQVVNQPIKLGWLLDSLFIELHPPLEEDESKYIDYQLIVIDAINDFLLLSNNKRNIPVNFEIDQEALKQAIIEKSGIPILISRTQTQIHSQNLSN, from the coding sequence TTGCTTGATATCGCCAGGCAATACGATATTGGTCAAATAGAAATCTTACTGGCCAATCCTAACGTTGACCGCTGGCTACCTGAAGATGGTGTCACGGTTATCCTGCCAAGCCGCTATATTATCCCCCGGGCCGAGCGAAAAGGTTTAGTATTAAATTTACCCGAAATGAGGATTTACTATTTCCCTGAACCTAAAAAAGGGGAAAAACCTACCGTCACTACTCACCCGGTTGGGATCGGCAGAATGGATTGGGTAACACCTTTGGGTATCTCTAGAATAATTGAAAAAAAGAAAGATCCAACTTGGATACCCCCAAAATCGCTTCAAATGGATAGAATTGCAAATGGTGAGCCACCCTATCCCAGCATAGTGCCACCAGGCCCGACTAATCCATTAGGGCGGCATGCAATGAGATTAAGTATTGGTAGCGGTAGTTACCTAATACATGGCACTATCAAGCCATTTGGTGTTGGAATGCGCGTTTCGGCTGGATGTGTTCGCATGTACCCAGAAGATATTGAAGCATTATTTGATAAAGTTCCGGTCGGTACGCAAGTGCAAGTGGTCAATCAACCCATTAAACTCGGCTGGTTATTAGATTCACTTTTCATTGAGCTTCATCCCCCACTGGAAGAAGACGAATCAAAATATATCGACTACCAGCTAATAGTAATCGATGCAATTAATGATTTTCTCTTATTAAGTAATAACAAAAGAAATATTCCGGTAAATTTTGAAATCGATCAGGAAGCCTTAAAACAAGCCATAATTGAAAAAAGCGGAATTCCTATTTTAATCTCACGCACTCAAACTCAGATTCATTCACAAAACTTAAGCAATTAA
- a CDS encoding Lpp/OprI family alanine-zipper lipoprotein: protein MKEKIQHPVRMLTLAVVAGAFIGLTGCATTGQLEELQNKHNADVASAKADAAAAKQAADAANAKANDALRVADEANRRSMDTESKIDRMFKKAMHK, encoded by the coding sequence ATGAAAGAAAAAATTCAGCATCCAGTACGTATGTTAACGCTGGCAGTAGTGGCAGGTGCTTTTATTGGATTGACGGGCTGTGCAACGACTGGTCAATTAGAAGAATTGCAAAATAAACATAATGCTGATGTCGCTTCAGCAAAAGCTGACGCAGCTGCAGCCAAACAGGCTGCGGATGCTGCTAATGCAAAAGCAAATGATGCATTACGCGTTGCAGACGAAGCAAACAGACGTTCAATGGATACGGAATCGAAAATAGATCGTATGTTTAAGAAAGCTATGCATAAATAA